The following coding sequences lie in one Arachis ipaensis cultivar K30076 chromosome B03, Araip1.1, whole genome shotgun sequence genomic window:
- the LOC107632262 gene encoding auxin-responsive protein SAUR21-like translates to MGVRVIPETMIQHAKQILRLRSHHHSFANKIDVPKGHFAVYVGDEDNNMKRFVVPISFLKQPMFQALLKKAEDEFGFHQPMGNHHLLIPCPVDHFLDLTSRITNN, encoded by the coding sequence atgGGTGTTCGTGTGATTCCAGAGACGATGATCCAACATGCAAAGCAAATTCTAAGATTGAGGTCTCATCATCATAGTTTTGCAAACAAAATTGATGTGCCAAAAGGGCACTTTGCGGTGTATGTGGGAGATGAAGATAATAACATGAAGCGGTTTGTGGTTCCTATTTCCTTCTTGAAGCAGCCAATGTTCCAAGCTTTGTTGAAAAAGGCTGAGGATGAATTTGGCTTTCACCAACCAATGGGAAATCATCATCTTCTTATTCCTTGTCCTGTTGATCATTTCCTTGATCTCACTTCTCGAATCACCAACAACTAG